Proteins encoded in a region of the Thermotoga sp. KOL6 genome:
- the tsaA gene encoding tRNA (N6-threonylcarbamoyladenosine(37)-N6)-methyltransferase TrmO, whose amino-acid sequence MFFYVKPIGVIRSPYKDVSECPFQGRFSQETFVLEIFPEYEKGLKDIETCSHLIVLYWLDRARRDSLIAVPPHDRKEHGVFSTRSPHRPNPIGFAVVEILEVKGRNLLVKGLDAIDGTPILDIKPYSSKIDCVEEAKIGWFEKAKEKKF is encoded by the coding sequence ATGTTTTTCTACGTCAAACCAATAGGTGTGATACGATCTCCTTACAAAGATGTTTCTGAATGTCCCTTCCAGGGAAGATTTTCTCAGGAAACATTCGTTTTAGAAATCTTTCCCGAGTATGAGAAAGGTTTGAAGGACATAGAGACATGTTCGCACCTTATAGTCCTTTATTGGTTGGACAGAGCAAGGAGGGACAGTCTGATCGCTGTTCCACCACACGACAGAAAGGAACATGGAGTGTTTTCCACTCGTTCACCTCATAGACCGAATCCGATCGGCTTTGCGGTAGTGGAAATTTTAGAAGTGAAAGGAAGAAATCTGCTTGTAAAAGGATTGGACGCGATCGATGGAACACCGATCTTGGACATCAAACCTTATTCTTCCAAGATAGATTGCGTCGAGGAAGCTAAGATAGGATGGTTTGAAAAAGCCAAAGAGAAGAAGTTTTAA
- a CDS encoding stage V sporulation protein S — MEVLKVASNSNPNKVAGALAGVIREKGKAELQAIGAGAVNQAVKAIAIARGYLAPSGINLVCVPAFAEVQINGETRTAIKFIVFPKD; from the coding sequence ATGGAAGTACTCAAAGTTGCTTCTAATTCCAACCCAAACAAAGTCGCTGGAGCTCTTGCTGGTGTCATCAGAGAGAAAGGCAAGGCTGAACTTCAAGCCATTGGAGCAGGAGCAGTTAACCAAGCGGTGAAAGCCATCGCTATCGCAAGGGGTTACCTTGCTCCAAGCGGAATCAACCTTGTCTGCGTTCCTGCTTTTGCGGAAGTTCAGATCAATGGAGAAACGAGAACAGCCATCAAATTCATTGTCTTTCCGAAAGACTGA